In Synechococcus sp. KORDI-100, a single window of DNA contains:
- a CDS encoding RpoD/SigA family RNA polymerase sigma factor codes for MAPATAVASKSATTTTTRPISVDVDLVRSYLRDIGRVPLLTHEQEITLGRQVQDLMGLEALEGELESRDGSTPTRDQLAKAAGLSYLQLKRKLQHGRRAKERMVAANLRLVVSVAKKYTKRNMELLDLIQEGTIGLVRGVEKFDPTRGYKFSTYAYWWIRQGITRAIAEKSRTIRLPIHITEMLNKLKKGQRELSQDLGRTPTVTELAEFVELPEDDVKDLMCRARQPVSLEMKVGDGDDTELLELLSGDGDLPSDQVEEDCLKGDLRNLLGQLPHLQEQVLRMRYGMDGEEPMSLTGIGRILGMSRDRVRNLERDGLAGLRRISDQVEAYVAC; via the coding sequence ATGGCCCCCGCGACAGCCGTTGCTTCCAAGTCTGCAACGACCACCACCACACGCCCGATCAGCGTTGACGTTGACCTTGTTCGGTCTTATTTGCGAGATATCGGTCGCGTACCGCTGTTGACCCATGAGCAGGAGATCACGCTGGGTCGTCAGGTCCAGGATCTGATGGGTCTGGAGGCTTTGGAGGGAGAGCTGGAGAGCCGCGATGGATCGACCCCAACCCGTGACCAGCTCGCCAAAGCTGCTGGCCTTTCCTACTTGCAGCTCAAGCGCAAACTCCAGCACGGACGCCGCGCCAAGGAGCGCATGGTGGCTGCCAACCTAAGGCTTGTCGTGAGCGTCGCCAAGAAATACACCAAGCGGAATATGGAACTTCTTGACCTAATTCAGGAGGGAACCATCGGACTGGTTCGTGGTGTCGAGAAATTTGACCCCACCCGTGGCTATAAGTTTTCCACCTATGCCTACTGGTGGATTCGTCAGGGGATTACGCGAGCCATCGCCGAGAAGAGTCGCACGATTCGTCTGCCGATTCACATCACGGAGATGTTGAATAAACTCAAGAAGGGTCAGCGTGAGCTCAGTCAGGACCTTGGTCGCACCCCCACCGTCACAGAGTTGGCAGAGTTCGTTGAACTTCCCGAAGACGACGTCAAAGATTTGATGTGCCGTGCTCGTCAACCGGTGAGCTTGGAGATGAAAGTTGGCGATGGCGACGACACTGAGCTGCTGGAACTCCTCTCCGGTGATGGCGACCTCCCGAGTGATCAAGTAGAAGAAGACTGTTTGAAGGGTGACTTGCGCAACCTTTTAGGTCAACTGCCTCATTTGCAGGAGCAGGTTCTGCGCATGCGCTATGGCATGGATGGTGAAGAGCCGATGAGCCTCACCGGTATCGGACGAATTCTTGGGATGAGCCGTGATCGCGTACGCAATCTCGAGCGAGATGGTTTAGCTGGCTTGCGGCGCATCAGTGATCAAGTTGAAGCTTATGTCGCGTGCTAA
- a CDS encoding tetratricopeptide repeat protein: protein MNTETKDIENTIEIVDDLEDQGLWLEAIKILNRKCSQYLQQDELFHRLGRLHQRLGKFNQAEKNYRIALQINPNRSGTLNNLALISLAKQEDKDALRLLSRGLSIQNNTSIQNALLYSSLCETLLFIREPQKANLSAKYLIQYNPECNGYTNLAVCLRQQNKLHEARRSQELSILKGNPFKAIDRVNLIQSIGKPKSSIEASVHHHLELVNLGLYDLQINPDNNLSLCLLLANIGMHSNCWTDERFIQRTWNGRNIRLLTIWHDQGYGDTFQHLRWIDLACKKCEHLQLYLPSSLLNTIKQRFDLPSNCSVHTMTQDIQFAWMNGDQHLGLSNLQIVLANETKPRLCYGNYLKKPDFNKEKTGIGLVWSAGKHREAQPEWSARIRDVPLKKLIPIAAKWSKKYAQSLVSLQLCSDSDLHTWKDFINISQAELLEKDWMPTVRSIEKLRLIVTVDTAVAHLCGALGIECIVLLNSPCDWRWGQSGSKCRIYPTLHLARCQNPNDWDCALDTATNIIKRHYSF, encoded by the coding sequence ATGAACACAGAAACTAAAGATATCGAGAATACAATTGAAATTGTTGATGACCTAGAAGATCAGGGTCTATGGCTAGAGGCAATCAAAATCCTCAATAGAAAATGCTCCCAATACTTGCAACAAGATGAACTTTTTCACCGGCTCGGCAGACTGCACCAAAGACTAGGCAAGTTTAATCAAGCGGAGAAAAATTATCGAATAGCCCTTCAGATCAATCCAAATAGAAGTGGGACCCTGAACAATCTTGCTTTAATTAGCTTAGCAAAACAAGAAGATAAGGATGCTTTGCGTCTACTCTCAAGAGGATTGTCCATACAAAACAATACATCAATTCAAAACGCGCTCCTTTACAGCAGCCTGTGCGAGACCCTGCTTTTTATTAGGGAACCCCAAAAAGCAAACTTAAGCGCAAAATACCTTATTCAATACAACCCAGAGTGCAATGGCTACACAAACCTTGCCGTTTGCCTTCGACAACAAAATAAACTTCACGAAGCTCGACGAAGTCAAGAACTTTCAATTCTAAAAGGCAACCCATTCAAAGCCATTGATCGCGTCAACTTGATTCAATCAATCGGAAAACCCAAGTCTTCTATCGAGGCGAGCGTTCATCATCACCTCGAGCTAGTCAATCTTGGACTTTACGACTTACAGATCAATCCAGACAATAATCTGAGCCTTTGCCTGTTGCTTGCCAACATCGGCATGCACAGCAATTGCTGGACAGACGAAAGATTTATCCAAAGAACATGGAATGGCCGAAATATTCGACTGCTGACGATATGGCACGACCAAGGCTATGGAGATACCTTTCAACACCTGCGCTGGATCGATCTTGCTTGCAAAAAGTGCGAGCATCTTCAACTGTATTTACCGAGTTCTTTATTAAACACTATTAAACAACGCTTTGATTTGCCGTCCAACTGTTCAGTGCACACCATGACGCAGGATATACAATTCGCATGGATGAATGGGGACCAACATTTGGGCCTTAGCAATCTTCAAATCGTTCTGGCAAACGAGACTAAGCCAAGACTCTGCTACGGGAATTACCTGAAAAAGCCTGACTTCAACAAAGAAAAAACAGGAATCGGCCTTGTTTGGTCAGCAGGGAAACATCGTGAAGCTCAACCAGAGTGGTCCGCACGGATTAGAGACGTACCTCTCAAGAAATTGATACCAATTGCCGCTAAATGGAGTAAAAAATATGCACAATCATTGGTAAGTTTACAACTCTGTTCTGATTCAGATCTTCATACGTGGAAGGATTTTATCAACATATCCCAAGCAGAGTTATTAGAAAAAGATTGGATGCCTACAGTAAGGTCAATTGAAAAACTTAGATTAATCGTTACTGTTGATACTGCTGTTGCTCATCTATGCGGAGCCTTGGGAATTGAATGCATTGTTTTACTCAATTCCCCCTGCGATTGGAGATGGGGGCAAAGTGGTTCTAAATGTAGAATTTATCCAACATTACATTTAGCGAGGTGTCAAAATCCAAATGATTGGGATTGCGCCCTCGATACTGCTACAAATATAATTAAAAGACACTATAGTTTTTAA
- a CDS encoding alpha/beta fold hydrolase has product MTEPEPFLWTWQDATIGWSRSQSQGSTDLAVLLIHGFGANTGHWRFNQPVLAEQATTYAIDLLGFGRSDQPRARLKDEPNTAGSVHYSFDLWGQQVADFCREVIQQPVLLVGNSIGGVVALQAAQMLKQKSEPSLCQGLVLIDCAQRLMDDKQLATQPAWMAWIRPLLKTLVRQRWLSTALFRNAARPGVIRQVLKQAYPSGMNVDDDLVQLLYEPTRRPGAAEAFRGFINLFDDVLAPDLMADLDLPVNLIWGQDDPWEPIAEAQRWKETIACIHSIDVIESAGHCPHDEKPKIVNNILLKLVCNT; this is encoded by the coding sequence ATGACTGAACCTGAGCCGTTTCTCTGGACCTGGCAGGACGCAACGATCGGCTGGTCCAGGAGTCAGTCCCAGGGCAGCACTGATCTGGCGGTCCTGTTGATTCACGGCTTCGGCGCCAATACTGGGCACTGGCGCTTCAATCAACCGGTGCTGGCCGAACAGGCCACCACCTATGCCATCGACCTGCTGGGTTTTGGTCGCAGCGATCAGCCCAGGGCACGCCTGAAGGATGAGCCCAACACAGCGGGCTCGGTGCATTACAGCTTTGATCTCTGGGGTCAGCAGGTGGCTGACTTCTGCCGAGAGGTCATCCAACAGCCTGTTCTACTTGTGGGCAATTCCATTGGCGGTGTCGTCGCCCTGCAAGCCGCGCAGATGCTGAAACAGAAATCAGAACCTTCTTTGTGCCAAGGCCTCGTCTTGATCGACTGCGCCCAACGGCTGATGGATGACAAACAACTGGCGACGCAGCCAGCATGGATGGCCTGGATCCGGCCACTGCTGAAAACCCTGGTGCGACAACGCTGGTTGAGCACGGCCCTGTTCCGGAATGCTGCGCGTCCCGGTGTGATTCGTCAGGTGCTGAAGCAGGCATACCCCAGCGGAATGAACGTCGACGACGATTTGGTGCAGTTGCTTTATGAACCAACACGACGACCGGGAGCTGCTGAAGCGTTTCGAGGATTCATCAACTTGTTTGATGACGTCCTCGCTCCTGATCTCATGGCCGATCTGGACCTACCCGTCAACCTGATCTGGGGTCAGGACGATCCCTGGGAACCTATCGCTGAGGCACAACGATGGAAAGAAACAATCGCCTGCATTCACTCCATCGATGTGATCGAGTCAGCCGGGCATTGCCCCCACGACGAAAAACCAAAGATCGTCAATAATATCCTCCTAAAGTTAGTGTGTAACACCTAA
- a CDS encoding efflux RND transporter permease subunit — MSFSDNFIKRPVLTTVCSILIVLVGVIAIPTLPIANLPNIANPLIQVSAVYGGANAEVTEQAVTNPLEQQINGVPGMSYITSNSDMLGNSTVSVYFDQTTDIDIDQVNVQNRVSLAMPQLPEQVSATGVSVEQSTPSILLAYEVGSTEGQFDAGYLNGLIYDQLYYPLSRINGVATVTVYGGANPAFWLFVDPDKLAANGLTSEDVMSAVQAQNSIAVGGLVGGPPAAGNQAYTYPILVENNGNLTSIDDFNNLILNRSETGNLLKLSDVGEVRYGTNTYSVQAIDKNNHPSLTIGVFQTPSSNALDVSDAVVKQMAQFASTAPTGVTVNQIYDIGEFIEASVDGVIDALGLAIVLVLIILFVFLQNWRATLVPSLAIPISLVGAFAFLKAFGFSINQLTLLGLVLATGLVVDDAIVVIEAVSSNIEKGMKPREAALECMGELFGALLATALVLMAVFVPVAFYPGGIGIIYQQFALTIAFSIAISAFNALTFSPMLSGLILPKEKPNEPRGFSWIVIGVIVGLAFGHFSADSFGSWTYILGLVVGALAGANLVVIFRVFNAGFARLQAFYAKLLALLIKARLLILAGLAAGIALTVFAFSSLPTAFIPDEDQGYGLGIYQLQNGASLNETKEFASAIAKVLGEEPELENAAIISGSGFNGSSPDQGLFFFGLKPLSERKKASQSAEAIIQSLNEKLVELSDGMAVAIGPPAVPGFSPQGGFYFQFNDLSNGAYTFNQLSDMAGELIKEANASGDFQKVYSQFNPSSPAVGLSINRDLMGALNIDYQEAMDTIAALSGSNYTGLTYEAGEVRNIYTQGAPDQRETIEDVLGYYVRSRDGELVQVSQFATADLSSAPPTINHYNLSRSVLIQGGPAAGKSSGQALSSIQKLFQSLNFNNIDYAFTGLAALQLSAGSASLLVFGLGVLIVYLVLSAQYESYVTPVIILATVPLAMLGALTFLAIRSIDLNIYAQVGLVTLIGLAAKNGILIVEVAEQKLKQGINATDAVVASAESRLRPILMTAIAALAGFLPLVVANGAGANSQQSLGTVIFGGLVVATVLSLGVVPPFYVVVKNLEDRLFGSERPTTDQASTDLPTEA, encoded by the coding sequence ATGTCCTTTTCCGACAACTTCATCAAGCGCCCTGTTCTCACAACCGTCTGCAGCATCTTGATCGTGCTGGTTGGTGTGATCGCCATCCCGACCCTGCCGATCGCGAACCTTCCCAACATCGCCAACCCCCTGATTCAGGTGTCGGCTGTGTACGGCGGTGCCAATGCCGAAGTGACCGAGCAGGCCGTCACCAATCCGCTGGAACAGCAGATCAACGGCGTGCCCGGCATGAGTTACATCACCTCCAACAGCGACATGTTGGGGAACAGCACGGTCAGCGTCTATTTCGACCAGACCACGGATATCGATATCGACCAGGTGAATGTGCAGAACCGGGTGTCTCTGGCGATGCCCCAGCTTCCGGAGCAGGTCTCGGCCACCGGTGTGTCCGTGGAGCAGAGCACCCCATCGATCCTGCTTGCCTATGAAGTGGGATCAACCGAAGGGCAGTTTGATGCGGGCTATCTCAATGGTCTGATCTACGACCAGCTTTATTACCCCCTCTCGCGCATCAACGGCGTTGCCACCGTGACGGTCTATGGCGGCGCCAATCCAGCCTTCTGGCTGTTCGTTGATCCCGACAAACTCGCCGCCAACGGCCTCACTTCAGAAGACGTGATGTCTGCCGTACAGGCCCAGAACAGCATCGCGGTTGGGGGCCTGGTGGGAGGTCCACCTGCAGCGGGAAATCAGGCCTATACCTACCCGATCCTGGTCGAGAACAACGGCAACCTCACCTCGATCGACGATTTCAACAACCTGATCCTCAACCGCTCAGAGACGGGCAATCTGCTGAAGCTCAGCGATGTGGGTGAGGTGCGCTACGGCACCAACACCTACTCCGTTCAGGCGATCGATAAAAACAACCACCCCTCCCTGACGATCGGGGTGTTCCAGACGCCGAGCAGCAATGCGCTGGATGTGTCCGATGCCGTGGTGAAGCAGATGGCGCAGTTCGCCTCCACCGCACCAACCGGGGTGACGGTGAATCAGATCTACGACATCGGCGAATTCATCGAAGCCTCCGTGGATGGCGTGATCGACGCACTCGGACTGGCAATCGTGCTCGTTCTGATCATCCTGTTCGTCTTCCTGCAGAACTGGCGCGCCACGCTGGTGCCCAGCCTGGCGATTCCGATCTCACTCGTCGGCGCTTTTGCCTTCCTGAAGGCCTTCGGTTTCTCGATCAACCAGCTCACCTTGCTGGGCCTGGTGCTGGCCACGGGCCTTGTGGTGGACGACGCGATCGTGGTGATCGAAGCCGTCTCCAGCAACATCGAGAAGGGCATGAAGCCCCGAGAGGCAGCTCTGGAATGCATGGGTGAGCTGTTCGGTGCCCTGCTCGCCACGGCCCTGGTGCTGATGGCGGTGTTCGTGCCGGTGGCCTTCTATCCCGGTGGCATCGGGATCATCTACCAGCAGTTCGCCCTCACGATCGCCTTCTCGATCGCGATCTCAGCGTTCAACGCCCTGACCTTTTCGCCGATGCTGTCGGGCCTGATCCTGCCCAAGGAGAAGCCGAATGAACCGCGCGGCTTCTCATGGATTGTGATCGGCGTGATCGTGGGGCTGGCCTTCGGTCACTTCAGTGCCGATTCCTTCGGCTCCTGGACCTACATCCTCGGGCTGGTCGTCGGTGCCCTGGCCGGCGCCAATCTGGTTGTGATCTTCCGGGTGTTCAACGCCGGATTCGCTCGTCTTCAGGCGTTCTACGCCAAGCTCCTGGCGCTGCTGATCAAGGCGCGGTTGCTGATCCTGGCGGGACTGGCGGCCGGCATCGCCCTCACCGTGTTCGCCTTCAGCTCCCTGCCGACAGCCTTCATCCCTGATGAAGATCAGGGATACGGCCTGGGCATTTATCAGCTGCAGAACGGTGCCTCACTCAACGAAACCAAGGAGTTCGCCTCGGCAATCGCCAAGGTGCTCGGCGAAGAGCCCGAGCTTGAGAATGCCGCCATCATCAGCGGATCGGGCTTCAACGGCTCCAGCCCGGACCAGGGCCTGTTCTTCTTCGGCCTCAAACCGCTCTCCGAACGCAAGAAGGCCAGCCAGAGTGCTGAAGCCATCATCCAGAGCCTCAACGAGAAGCTGGTGGAGCTCAGCGACGGCATGGCCGTGGCCATCGGGCCTCCGGCGGTCCCGGGCTTCTCCCCCCAGGGAGGCTTCTACTTCCAGTTCAACGACCTGAGCAACGGCGCCTACACGTTTAACCAGCTCTCCGATATGGCCGGTGAACTGATCAAGGAGGCGAATGCCAGCGGCGATTTCCAGAAGGTGTACAGCCAGTTCAACCCAAGTTCTCCGGCCGTTGGTCTCTCGATCAACCGGGACCTGATGGGTGCCCTCAACATCGACTATCAGGAGGCGATGGACACGATTGCCGCGCTCTCCGGCAGCAACTACACCGGCCTCACTTACGAGGCCGGTGAAGTACGCAACATCTATACGCAGGGAGCGCCGGATCAACGCGAAACCATTGAAGACGTACTGGGCTATTACGTCCGCTCCCGGGATGGTGAGCTGGTGCAGGTGTCCCAGTTCGCCACGGCGGATCTCAGCAGCGCACCCCCCACGATCAACCACTACAACCTCTCCCGGTCCGTCCTGATCCAGGGTGGACCGGCCGCAGGCAAGAGCAGCGGCCAGGCCCTCAGCTCCATCCAGAAACTGTTCCAATCTCTCAATTTCAACAACATCGACTACGCCTTCACCGGTCTGGCAGCGCTCCAGCTCTCAGCCGGCAGCGCCAGCTTGCTGGTGTTCGGTCTCGGTGTACTGATCGTGTATCTGGTGCTCTCAGCCCAGTACGAGAGTTACGTCACGCCCGTGATCATCCTGGCCACGGTGCCGCTGGCGATGCTGGGGGCTCTGACCTTCCTGGCGATTCGCTCGATCGATCTGAACATCTACGCCCAGGTGGGACTGGTCACCCTGATCGGTCTGGCGGCCAAGAACGGAATCCTGATTGTTGAGGTGGCGGAGCAGAAGCTGAAGCAGGGCATAAACGCGACCGACGCGGTGGTGGCTTCGGCTGAATCGCGGCTGCGGCCGATCCTGATGACAGCCATCGCCGCACTGGCCGGCTTCCTGCCGCTGGTGGTGGCCAATGGCGCCGGAGCTAACAGTCAGCAGTCCCTCGGCACCGTGATCTTCGGCGGTCTGGTGGTGGCCACGGTGCTCTCCCTTGGTGTGGTGCCACCGTTCTATGTGGTGGTGAAAAACCTGGAAGATCGGCTGTTCGGAAGCGAAAGACCAACAACCGATCAAGCCTCCACCGATCTGCCCACTGAGGCATGA
- a CDS encoding efflux RND transporter periplasmic adaptor subunit — protein sequence MTTCLARRTWLLSVALALAVAGCGKSATKQSPLSIQTTKVANANFAPVVETIAPLEATANVELKPSIDGRVVRILAKDGDPVKAGQVILVLDNIQERAALDAARSEAIKDRVNAERYEYLYDQGAVSAKDRDRYITEAIQSRDEARSDEATLGYKVVRSPIDGVIGNLDMVKVGDYVTTGQTITGIVDNSNLWTLMEIPSSVASTVQKGQPVRLTSQGKPPITANGVVVFISPYYGQEDEAGSAPNTVMVKAQFPNPNGALKAGQYVQTEIITGNSTNLAVPVQAVMMQAEQPFVYRVIPLSQALPKIKASQSTPEKTKKELEKMPSNTPIVVQTKVELGTLQNNLYPVTSGLKAGDVVAVSNTSMLRSGMPVKVSSAKSTTTTKTTN from the coding sequence ATGACCACCTGCTTGGCCCGGAGAACTTGGCTCCTGAGTGTCGCTCTGGCACTGGCTGTTGCGGGTTGCGGCAAGTCGGCGACGAAGCAGAGTCCTCTCTCGATTCAGACCACCAAGGTGGCCAACGCCAACTTCGCTCCGGTGGTGGAAACGATTGCACCCCTCGAGGCCACAGCGAATGTGGAGCTCAAGCCATCCATAGATGGGCGTGTTGTCAGGATCCTGGCCAAGGATGGAGATCCGGTCAAAGCCGGCCAGGTGATCCTGGTCCTGGACAACATCCAGGAACGGGCTGCCCTCGATGCCGCCCGTTCGGAAGCGATCAAGGACCGCGTCAATGCGGAACGCTACGAATATCTGTACGACCAGGGAGCTGTCTCCGCCAAGGATCGCGACCGGTACATCACAGAGGCGATCCAGTCCCGGGATGAAGCACGCTCCGATGAAGCCACCCTCGGTTACAAGGTGGTGCGCTCACCGATCGATGGGGTGATCGGCAACCTCGACATGGTGAAGGTGGGTGATTACGTCACCACGGGACAAACCATCACGGGAATTGTCGACAACTCCAATCTCTGGACCCTGATGGAGATTCCCTCGTCCGTTGCATCAACGGTGCAGAAGGGCCAGCCCGTGAGGCTGACCTCCCAGGGCAAGCCACCGATCACGGCCAATGGTGTGGTGGTGTTCATCTCGCCTTACTACGGGCAGGAGGACGAAGCCGGCAGCGCCCCGAACACGGTGATGGTGAAAGCGCAGTTTCCCAACCCCAACGGGGCCTTGAAGGCAGGCCAGTACGTGCAGACCGAGATCATCACGGGCAACTCAACGAACCTGGCCGTCCCCGTCCAGGCCGTGATGATGCAGGCCGAGCAGCCCTTCGTGTACCGGGTGATCCCGCTGAGTCAGGCCCTGCCCAAGATCAAGGCGTCCCAGAGCACACCGGAGAAAACCAAGAAGGAGCTCGAGAAGATGCCCAGCAACACCCCGATCGTGGTGCAGACCAAGGTGGAGCTGGGAACGCTTCAGAACAACCTCTACCCCGTCACATCCGGCCTCAAGGCTGGAGACGTGGTCGCTGTCAGTAACACCTCGATGCTGCGCAGCGGCATGCCGGTGAAGGTGAGCTCAGCCAAGTCGACAACGACGACCAAAACGACCAACTGA
- a CDS encoding MoxR family ATPase has product MVPVRLQESAIQLHQLIQALSTVLLGKQHQVRLALCCLIAGGHLLIEDRPGMGKSTLAESLARSCALAFKRVSFTSDLLPADLTGLTVFDPATASFRFQPGPVFTQVLLADEINRASPRTQSALLEAMAAGRVSVDGTSHPLPDPFFVIATQNSLDQVGTSPLPEAQLDRFLMRLSLGYPDRAAERTLLMGEATPMASQAQVLESAQLIEWQTRCRQQYCSQQLIDYVLDLVQATRQGGVGLSPRASQGLIAAARAWSLFEQRPHVTLDDVQIVCAAVVEHRLDGGIPSALDGGAPLSQALLQQVNALR; this is encoded by the coding sequence ATCGTTCCTGTACGGCTCCAGGAGTCTGCGATACAGCTGCACCAGCTCATCCAAGCCCTCAGCACCGTTCTGCTGGGAAAGCAGCACCAGGTGCGGTTGGCGCTGTGCTGTCTGATCGCAGGCGGGCATCTGCTGATCGAGGACCGTCCAGGAATGGGGAAATCGACCCTCGCTGAATCCCTGGCCAGGAGTTGCGCCCTTGCCTTCAAGCGGGTCAGTTTCACCAGCGACCTGCTGCCGGCTGATCTCACCGGCCTGACGGTCTTCGACCCAGCCACGGCCAGCTTTCGCTTCCAGCCGGGACCGGTCTTCACGCAGGTGTTGCTGGCGGATGAAATCAATCGAGCCAGCCCCCGCACGCAGAGCGCCCTGTTGGAAGCGATGGCCGCTGGGCGCGTCAGTGTCGACGGGACGAGTCATCCGCTGCCGGATCCTTTTTTTGTGATCGCCACCCAGAACAGCCTCGATCAGGTGGGGACCAGCCCCCTGCCGGAAGCCCAGCTGGATCGATTCCTGATGCGTCTCAGCCTTGGCTATCCGGATCGGGCCGCCGAGAGAACCTTGCTGATGGGAGAAGCGACGCCTATGGCGTCGCAGGCCCAGGTCCTGGAGTCCGCTCAGCTGATCGAGTGGCAGACGCGTTGTCGTCAGCAGTACTGCTCTCAACAGTTGATTGATTACGTGCTGGACCTTGTCCAGGCCACACGCCAGGGCGGCGTTGGGTTGTCACCCCGGGCCAGTCAGGGGCTGATCGCTGCGGCTCGGGCCTGGTCGCTGTTCGAGCAGCGTCCCCATGTGACGCTGGATGATGTTCAGATCGTCTGTGCCGCAGTGGTTGAGCATCGTCTTGATGGCGGGATCCCATCGGCGCTCGATGGCGGCGCACCGCTCAGCCAGGCCTTGCTTCAGCAGGTGAATGCGCTTCGTTAA
- a CDS encoding DUF58 domain-containing protein — MRFVKPPLIRRQTGIQLRLGLRNLFILPTRFGLLWLAAAGLLQLVAIQMRSNGTLLLSFLLLGLMLLAMHLTHDALNGLEMRCGQPSPGFAGQAVAYPLLLTSRSPRQHLHLSLSGDHGHEIAELPPGEQRLELLWRSNHRGLQRPGAVHIATTAPLGLFVCWSRWEPATPQLIYPARRQGPVEVEAPELPQSGLQEWQDLKPYRPGERLALVHWGSVAKGRPLQLKQFSDPASQRLILKPTAAVPWDRALEHLADRIWQLHHHGESYGLQLPGLTIEPSRGAAHRDACLAALAVA; from the coding sequence ATGCGCTTCGTTAAGCCACCGCTGATCCGACGTCAGACCGGGATTCAGCTGCGTCTCGGTTTGCGCAACCTTTTCATTCTTCCGACCCGTTTCGGTCTGCTCTGGTTGGCCGCTGCTGGACTTCTGCAGCTCGTGGCGATTCAGATGCGCAGCAACGGCACGCTTCTGCTCAGCTTTCTGCTGCTGGGCCTGATGTTGCTGGCCATGCATCTCACCCATGACGCCTTGAACGGTCTGGAGATGCGCTGCGGGCAGCCATCCCCAGGTTTTGCAGGACAGGCGGTGGCCTACCCCCTGCTTCTGACCAGCCGATCGCCGCGACAACACCTGCATCTGTCGTTGTCAGGCGATCACGGGCATGAGATCGCTGAACTGCCGCCAGGAGAGCAACGCCTGGAGCTGCTCTGGCGTTCGAACCATCGCGGGTTGCAGCGTCCGGGTGCCGTGCACATCGCCACCACGGCTCCTCTGGGTTTGTTCGTCTGCTGGAGTCGCTGGGAGCCCGCGACGCCCCAGCTGATTTATCCAGCCCGTCGGCAGGGCCCCGTTGAAGTCGAGGCTCCTGAGCTGCCTCAGTCAGGGCTGCAGGAATGGCAGGACCTGAAGCCCTACCGCCCTGGGGAGCGACTGGCCCTGGTCCATTGGGGAAGTGTGGCCAAAGGCCGTCCCCTGCAGCTGAAGCAGTTCAGCGATCCAGCCAGCCAACGTCTGATCCTGAAACCAACGGCGGCTGTGCCCTGGGACCGGGCCCTCGAGCATCTCGCCGATCGCATTTGGCAACTGCATCACCACGGTGAGAGCTATGGCCTGCAGCTTCCAGGACTCACCATCGAACCCAGCCGCGGCGCCGCCCACCGCGATGCCTGTCTGGCCGCCCTGGCAGTGGCATGA